The proteins below are encoded in one region of Anguilla anguilla isolate fAngAng1 chromosome 3, fAngAng1.pri, whole genome shotgun sequence:
- the rasl11a gene encoding ras-like protein family member 11A-like, producing the protein MRLLVDSPRTMSSGSSNFLLVPIPEYPVLDCVPNKNVKLVVLGASNVGKTALIVRFLTKRFIGDYEANTGALYSRKINLDGEQVSLQIQDTPCVALQDDAEGLYCQEQINRSIYWADGYVLVFSITDHSSYRTIQPLYQHVRRIHPSGNIPIILVGNKSDLLRARQVPAGEGEALATELGGAYFEASARENHEGVHAAFLHLCQEVSRALGGSNGEKRRAGLHLARPKSPNMQELKRRFRQVLSSKVKSSTTL; encoded by the exons ATGCGTCTTCTCGTCGACTCTCCAAGAACAATGAGCAGCGGCTCAAGCAACTTTTTACTTGTCCCTATACCGGAGTATCCCGTTCTGGACTGCGTGCCCAACAAAAACGTTAAACTTGTTGTTCTGGGTGCTAGTAACGTTGGGAAAACAG CTTTGATTGTGAGATTTCTGACCAAGAGATTCATTGGTGACTATGAAGCAAATACAG GAGCCCTGTATTCAAGAAAAATTAATCTAGATGGAGAGCAGGTATCCTTACAGATTCAGGACACTCCTTGTGTTGCACTACAG gATGATGCAGAGGGCCTGTACTGTCAGGAGCAGATCAACCGCTCAATCTACTGGGCAGATGGCTATGTGCTGGTCTTCTCCATCACGGACCACAGCAGCTACCGCACCATCCAGCCATTGTACCAGCACGTGCGCCGCATCCATCCCAGCGGCAACATTCCCATCATACTGGTGGGCAACAAGAGCGACCTCCTGCGGGCACGGCAAGTTCCAGCTGGCGAGGGGGAGGCGCTGGCCACCGAGCTGGGCGGGGCCTACTTTGAGGCTTCCGCGCGGGAGAATCACGAGGGGGTGCACGCCGCCTTCCTGCACCTGTGCCAGGAAGTGAGTCGAGCGCTGGGCGGCAGCAACGGGGAAAAGAGGCGAGCCGGGCTCCATCTGGCCCGGCCCAAATCACCCAAcatgcaggagctgaagaggaggTTCAGGCAGGTCCTCTCCTCTAAGGTCAAATCCTCCACCACCCTGTGA